The nucleotide sequence CGGCCCGGCCATCCAGAAAGCCCAGCCGCAGCCCATAGCTGTGGAAAAACACCGCAAGCGGGCGCAGCGGCGTCACGGCGAACAGCCGTTTCAGCCATCGGCGGCGTGGCCCTTCCCCGGCCCGCAACGCACCGGTCCGCCCGGCGGCGGCCATGGCCGCTTCCCAATCGGAATAGCGGTTGTGGCGTGCGAACCACAGGGCGGGCGGCCGCGCGTCCCCATGCCACAACGGGTGCCGCAACCGCCCGGCGGTGCCGTCCAGCATGGGTTGGTAATGCCCCTCCACCTCTCCGGTCCCGGTCACGCCGGGAAGGGACAGGCCCGGCAGGTCCAGATCGGGGCATGGGGGAAAGCGGGCGCGGCGGCGGTCCAGCAACGCCAGCTTGCGGTTGACCGCGCCGAACCGCAGCGGCACCCCGCAGAACACCGGGCGGCCCGTGATGAAATAGCCGGCATGGGCTGGACCATGGTCCATCAGCACGGCGATTTCCGCCGCCAATTCCGGTGTCAGCCGCTCGTCGGCATCCACATACAGCACCCAGGGATGGGCAAACGGCAGGGTGTCCAGGCACCATTGCTTCTTTTTCGGCGCCCCCCCGTTCCAGTGGAACGGCACCACCCGCGCGCCCCAGGCGGCGGCAAGAGCGGGCGTGCCGTCGGTGCTGTGCGAATCCACCACGAACACCTCGGCGAAGGCGGCGAGCGGCTCCAGGCACCACGGCAGGGTGGCGGCGTTGTCGCGGGTCATGATGACCACCGACACCGGAATGCGCCGCTCAGCCATCACGCCGCCGTCGCCATGCCGCACGGGCCGCGGCCAGGACGATGCCCAGCGGCACCCCCGCCGCCAGGGCGCCCGGCAGCACGATCACGGGGTCGGGCCAGTCGGGCTGCGGCGGTGCGCTGGCCGGTTCGATGGGGTCGGCGGCGAAGGGAAGCCCGGCCCGCAGCATCACCTGGATCCGTTCCTGATCCGCCAGCATCTGGGAAAAGACCTGCCGGGTGTCGTCGCGTCCCGGCGCGCCACTGACGACTTCGCGCAGATAGGCGGTTTGTGCCGCGCTGCGCCGTTCGGCCTCCCGCCGCAGATGACCGTCGCTGAGGTCCATCACCCGTGTCAGCAAGGCCATGGCAAAAGCCCGGTCGGGATGGCGCAGCCGCAGCCGGCGCATGGGCGTGGTTCCCACCGGCTCGATCATCAACGCCGTGCGCAGCCACGCCGCCACCATGCCGGCGTCGGGTTTCACCGGCTCCTCCCGCCCGCTGAGCGTCAGAAGGGCACGGCGCATCAGGGCTGCCGCCCCGCCGGGCGGGCGCCACGCGGCAGCGGCGGCATCCCACCGGCTGGGGAAGAGACGGGGCAGAACCCCCGGATCCTCCATCAGCGCCTGAGCCACGGGAGCGGAGGTCAGCAGGTGCAGGAAGCGGGTGAAATCCGACAGGGTTTCCTCGGCGGCCCCCGGCTCGGCCAGCCCGAACGCCTGGCCTCCGGCCGCGGGCACCCGTGTGCCCATGCCGGCCACCCCGGTGCGGGCGGTGGGACCGGTCACCAGGACGGCGGTGTAGTGCGGCTCCACGCTCCACAGCCCGGCCAGCGCCGCCAGCACGCACAAGAGCACCGTCGCGGCCACCGTGCGCCATCCCTGGGCCGCGGCACTCGCCACCGCCCGCAGCCCATCGCCCGGCTGGCCGTCTCCGGCCCCGGCCGCTGCGCGGGGGGCCGTGGCGGTGCCGGTGTCAGCCATGCCGTGCCCTCCAGCGCCATGCCTGTGGCGTGCCGGCCCGGTCCGGCATCATCAGGGCCGCGAGCGTCCGGGCGGCCCGGTCCGCCGGGGGAAGGAGAGGCACGGCGGCGGGCATCGGGGAGCCCCCGCCCGCCATCCGTTCCGTCACCGCCGCGGCCAAGGCGGCACCGTCGTGGGGTGGCAGCACCGCCCCGCCCCCGCTCAGCGCCAGCCGTGCGGCATCGCTGCCACCGGGGCCGAGGAACAGGCACGGACGTCCGGCTGCCACCGCCGCCGTCACCTTGGACGGGACCATCAGCCCCTCGGCCCGCGGGTCGAGGGTGGCGAGGTGCACGTCCGCCGCCGACAGGCTGTCCGCCACCCCTTCCGCCGGCTCCAGCGGCAGGCGCCACAGGTTGTCCGGCGGGGTGCTGCCCATGGCCCGCTCCAGGGCTGCCGCTCCGCGCCCGCCGCCGATGATCACGAACAGGGCCGCGGGCACCCGGCGGGCGGCGTCCACCACCGCCCCCATGGGATGGGCCAGACCGATGGTCCCGGAATAGAGGGCGACGAAACGGGTCCGGGGAATGCCGTGGCGCTGCCGGAACGCGCCGTCCGTCACCGGATGCACGGCGGGGTCGGCCCAGTTGGGGTGCACCGTCAGCCGGTCCTCAGGAACCCCCAGCCCGGCGAGCCGTGCGGCCATGCAGCCGCCGATGGCGGCAACCCCGTCATAGCCCCGCAGCACCCGCCCCATCAGGCGGTTCCAGACGGGAAGGCCTGGCACCGGACGCCCCAGCACCGGCAGCAGGGCGGGATAGAGATCCTGGCACCAATGGAGCAGCCGAACCGGCCTTCCGCCTTCCGCGCCGAACCGTGCCGCCAGCACCGGCCCGGCCAGGGCCAGCAGCGGCGGATCGGTCATGGTGACGATGACGTCGGGGTGCTCCACCCGCAACGCCGCCGCCGTCAGCCGGGCGAGGCAGGCACCATAGGTGCGCATGGACGCGGCCCCCGCCACACCGGAACCGCCGGCCCGGCGCACGGCCACCCCCGGCGGCGGATCGGACGGGCCGCCACCGTCGGCCACCACCGTCACCCGCCAGCCCATGGCGGCCATCCGCCCGGCCAGATCGGCCAGAAGCCGTCCGGTGGCCCCGTGGTCCGGGGGAAACACACGGTTGAGAAACAGGATGGACGGCGGAGCGCAGGACACCAGCAACGGCTCTCCTCCTCGGCGAATGCATCCATAAGTATGCCATTGCCGTTGCGGCGAAGCTATACCGTTGTGGTGTCCGTGCCCCTGCCGCGCGGACTTACGGGTTGGAGTCCTGCAGCACCCCCCGGCGGATCTGGTCGCGCTCGATGCTTTCGAACAGGGCGCGGAAGTTGCCCTCGCCGAAGCCCTCGTCGCCCTTGCGCTGGATGATCTCGAAGAAGATCGGGCCGATCACCGGGGCGGTGAAGATCTGCAGCAGCCGTCCGCCCCCCGGCGCCCCGTCCATCAGCAGGCCGTCGCGCATCAGCCGCGCCACGTCCTCCCCATGGCCGGGCAGGCGTTCGTCCAGCATTTCGTAATAGGTGGCGGGGGGCGCGTCCAGAAAGCGGGTGCCCGCGGCGGCCAGCCGCTCCACCGTGCCGTAGATGTCGCCGCTGGACAGGGCCACGTGCTGGATTCCCTCCCCGTGATAGGCATCGAGATATTCTTCGATCTGGTCCTTGCCGCCGGTTCCGGCGGATTCGTTGATGGGGATGCGGATCTTGCCGCAGGGGCTGGTCATGGCGCGGGACTTGATGCCCGTCAGCTTGCCTTCGATGTCGAAATAGCGGATTTCCCGGAAGTTGAAGAGGCGGGTGTAGAAATCCGCCCACTGGTCCATCCGTCCGCGGTGGACGTTGTGGGTCAGGTGGTCGATGCCCAGCAGCCCCGCGCCGTCGGTCTCCGCCGGTCCGGCGTCGTCGAGAAACTCGAAATCCACATCATAGATGCTGTGGCTGCCGTAACGGTCCACCAGATAGAGCAGGCTGCCCCCGATACCCCGGATAGCCGGGATGTTGAGTTCCATCGGCCCGGTCTTTCCCTCCACACCCTTCGCCCCCAGCGCCAGGGCGCGGGTGTAGGCGTGGGAGGAATCGGCCACCCGGAAGGCCATGGCGCAGATGCTGGGGCCGTGAACGCGGGCGAACGCCTGGGCGAAGCTGTCGGGCTCGGCGTTGACGATGAAATTGACGCCCCCCTGCCGCCACAGGGTCACGTCCTTCGACCGGTGACGGGCCACGGGGCGGAAGCCCAGCCGGGCGAACAGGCCCCCCAGCTCGGCGGGGTTGGGGGCGGTGTATTCGACGAATTCGAACCCGTCGGTGCCCATCGGGTTCAGGTCGGAAATCATCGCGGCCATGCGGCGCGTGCCCATGGGGAACCTCCCATCGTCCGTTGTTTGGACAAAAGATGGGAGGTGCCGCCGTCCGCGGCAAAGCCGATCAGCCCGCCTTCACCAGAATCGACAGCCGCGCCGGCTGATCGAAGAAGAAGGCGCCGTCGCGCACCTGGGCCAGGGCGTGGAAGCGTTCGCGCAGCACCGCTTCCCCCGCCGCCACCCGCGCCTTGCGCTCAGGGTCGATCAGGCCCATGCGGGTGGCGAACGCCTCGTAGCTGTCCAGGCGCACGGGGTTGAGGTAGATCACCTCCGCCTGCTCGCGGAACAGGCCGGCGGCACAGGCGCGCTTGACGGCGGCATAGGCGGCGGCGCGGACCGCCTCCTCGTCCTCCACCAGCCGGGTGACCTGGAAGAAATCCCCCTCCGGCAGCGGTTCGTTGACCAGGGCGATGCCGCCGGGGGCCAGCACGCGCGCCGCCTCGCACAGTGCCGCGTCCATGCATTCCAGGGGCACATGGTGCAGGCTGTTCATGAACACCACCCGGTCCATGGCGGAGTCGGGCAGGGGCAGCGCCTGGGCCACCCCCTCTCTATAGGTCTCGTTGCCCGCCGGGGCGGCGGCGCGGGCGCGCGCCAGCATCTCCGCACCGCATTCCACCCCGGTCACCGCGCCACCCAGCGCCGTCAGGGCGCGCACCAGCCCACCGTCGCCACAGCCGATATCGGCGATGCGGCGGCCCGGCAGGTCCACGTGGTCGGCGATCACATCCAGCGCACGGCGGCGGACGGGCGGGGTCATGGCGGGGAATCCTTTCATGGTGTGACGCAGGCAGGGGGTGACCTTACGTCACCGGCCGTCACGCCACAACATTAGAAATTCCTTCTAAACGGAGCATGTTGACAGTTCGTTGAGCGTACAATAATACGCGAACCGCCGTCCGGCGGCGTTGTCTGGCGCCGTCAAGGGTGTATAAGGGGTGCCGCACATTCCCCCGCCCCGGCATCACGAATCCTGCACGCCGCGGCGGGGCCGCGCACCATGGCATGTCAAGACCATAAGGAACGCCCCGATGCCCGACGCCGTGACTCCCGCCACCCTGTTCCCGCTCGGCAAGGACGAGACGCAATACCGCAAGCTGACCTCCGACTACGTCTCCGTCGTGGAGTTCGACGGGGAGGAGGTGCTGAAGGTTGAGCCGGAAGGGCTGCGCCTTTTGGCGGAGCAGGCGTTCGCCGACATCAACCATCTGCTGCGCCCCAGCCATCTGAAGCAGGTGCGCGCGATCCTGGACGACCCCGAAGCTTCGGCCAACGACAAGTTCGTGGCGCTGGACCTGCTGAAGAACGCCAACATCGCCGCCGCCGGCACGCTGCCCATGTGCCAGGACACCGGCACCGCCATCATCATGGGCAAGAAGGGCCGCCGGGTGTGGACCAAGGGCGGTGACGAGGCGGCGCTGTCCGCCGGAGCCAGCGACGCGTACCTGAAGCGCAACCTGCGCTACAGCCAGCTCGCGCCCATCTCCATGTACGAGGAAAAGAACACCCGTACCAACCTGCCGGCGCAGGTGGAGATCTATTCCGAGGGCGAGGACTATTACAAGTTCCTGTTCATGGCCAAGGGCGGCGGGTCGGCCAACAAGACCTTCCTGCATCAGGCCACCCCGTCGGTGCTGGCGCCTGACCGGCTGCTGAAGTTCCTGGAAGACAAGATCCGCTATCTGGGCACCTCGGCCTGTCCCCCCTACCACCTGGCGGTGGTGATCGGGGGCCTCAGCGCCGAACAGAACCTGAAGACGGTGAAGCTGGCCTCTGCCCGTTACCTGGACGCGCTGCCGACCGAGGGCGGGGACGACGCCCACGCCTTCCGCGATCTGGCGATGGAAGCGGAAATCCATAAGATGACGCAGAACATGGGCATCGGCGCCCAGTTCGGCGGCAAGTATTTCTGCCACGACGTGCGCGTGATCCGTCTGCCGCGCCATGGCGCCTCGCTGCCCATCGGCATCGGCGTGTCGTGCTCCGCCGACCGTCAGGCGGTGGGCAAGATCACCCGCGACGGCATCTATCTGGAACAGCTTGAAACCGATCCGGCCCAGTACCTGCCGGAGATCGGCGACGAGCTGGCGGGCGAGGTGGTCAAGATCGACCTGAACCGCCCGATGGCCGAGATCCTGGCAACCCTGAACCAGTACCCGGTGCGCACGCGCCTGTCGCTGACCGGCCCGCTGATCGTCGCCCGCGATCTGGCCCATTCCAAGCTGCGCGCCCGTCTGGACGCCGGCGAGGGGCTGCCCGACTATTTCAAGAACCACCCCATCTATTACGCCGGCCCGGCCAAGACGCCGACGGGCTATGCGTCGGGTTCCTTCGGGCCGACCACGGCGGGGCGCATGGACAGCTTCGTCGATCAGTTCCAGGCGGCGGGCGGCTCCATGGTCATGCTGGCCAAGGGCAACCGTTCGCGCGAAGTGACCGAGGCCTGCAAGACGCACGGCGGCTTCTACCTCGGCTCCATCGGCGGTGCGGCGGCGGGCCTGGCCCAGAACTGCATCAAGAAGGTGGAGTGCATCGAATACCCCGAACTGGGCATGGAAGCCATCTGGCGGATCGAGGTGGAGGATTTCCCCGCCTTCATCATTGTCGATAACAAGGGCAATGACTTCTTCCAGGAGCTGAAGCTCAGCTAAACGCCACCCGCGGCCCCCGCCCAGACACAGGGCGGGGGCCGTTTCCTTATGGAGGAACCATGCCGTCCGATACCGCCCGCGCCGCCGACGCCCAGCGCCGCGCCCTGTTCGCCGCCGAAGTGATCGTGAACCGCCGGCTTCACGACTTTTCCATGCGCTACCAGACGCAGTATTCCAACGACGTGGCCCTCGAACGCAAAGCCATCGAAAAAGAGATCCGCGCCATCCGCCGCCGTGTTCCCTGGGCGCCGCTGGTGGACGATGCCCTCTCCGGTGCCGTGGCCGAGACGGCGGGGGTGAGTGCCGAGCAGGCCGCGGCCGTGCTGCGCGCGCTGGCCACGCTGCGCCCCGACGTGCTGAGCCTGGAACCGGCGCCGGAAGGCGACGACGAGGATGAGGAATAAGGAGGAAGCCGGTTGCGTTGGGACTTTCCTCTCCTTTAGGCTCGCCGCATTCCTGCGAATGCGCGGTGGGTGTTGAGGGGCGTCGCCCCTCAACGCTTCCCGACAGGGGCTGACGGCCCCTGTACCCCATCAATGGGATGCA is from Azospirillum fermentarium and encodes:
- a CDS encoding glycosyltransferase family 2 protein, producing MAERRIPVSVVIMTRDNAATLPWCLEPLAAFAEVFVVDSHSTDGTPALAAAWGARVVPFHWNGGAPKKKQWCLDTLPFAHPWVLYVDADERLTPELAAEIAVLMDHGPAHAGYFITGRPVFCGVPLRFGAVNRKLALLDRRRARFPPCPDLDLPGLSLPGVTGTGEVEGHYQPMLDGTAGRLRHPLWHGDARPPALWFARHNRYSDWEAAMAAAGRTGALRAGEGPRRRWLKRLFAVTPLRPLAVFFHSYGLRLGFLDGRAGFDYALARAFYYWQVGVKRRYLATASPRQDGTVPLPPVTPPPGRIRGLRRPAP
- a CDS encoding glycosyltransferase family 4 protein; its protein translation is MSCAPPSILFLNRVFPPDHGATGRLLADLAGRMAAMGWRVTVVADGGGPSDPPPGVAVRRAGGSGVAGAASMRTYGACLARLTAAALRVEHPDVIVTMTDPPLLALAGPVLAARFGAEGGRPVRLLHWCQDLYPALLPVLGRPVPGLPVWNRLMGRVLRGYDGVAAIGGCMAARLAGLGVPEDRLTVHPNWADPAVHPVTDGAFRQRHGIPRTRFVALYSGTIGLAHPMGAVVDAARRVPAALFVIIGGGRGAAALERAMGSTPPDNLWRLPLEPAEGVADSLSAADVHLATLDPRAEGLMVPSKVTAAVAAGRPCLFLGPGGSDAARLALSGGGAVLPPHDGAALAAAVTERMAGGGSPMPAAVPLLPPADRAARTLAALMMPDRAGTPQAWRWRARHG
- the hppD gene encoding 4-hydroxyphenylpyruvate dioxygenase, with translation MGTRRMAAMISDLNPMGTDGFEFVEYTAPNPAELGGLFARLGFRPVARHRSKDVTLWRQGGVNFIVNAEPDSFAQAFARVHGPSICAMAFRVADSSHAYTRALALGAKGVEGKTGPMELNIPAIRGIGGSLLYLVDRYGSHSIYDVDFEFLDDAGPAETDGAGLLGIDHLTHNVHRGRMDQWADFYTRLFNFREIRYFDIEGKLTGIKSRAMTSPCGKIRIPINESAGTGGKDQIEEYLDAYHGEGIQHVALSSGDIYGTVERLAAAGTRFLDAPPATYYEMLDERLPGHGEDVARLMRDGLLMDGAPGGGRLLQIFTAPVIGPIFFEIIQRKGDEGFGEGNFRALFESIERDQIRRGVLQDSNP
- a CDS encoding class I SAM-dependent methyltransferase — encoded protein: MTPPVRRRALDVIADHVDLPGRRIADIGCGDGGLVRALTALGGAVTGVECGAEMLARARAAAPAGNETYREGVAQALPLPDSAMDRVVFMNSLHHVPLECMDAALCEAARVLAPGGIALVNEPLPEGDFFQVTRLVEDEEAVRAAAYAAVKRACAAGLFREQAEVIYLNPVRLDSYEAFATRMGLIDPERKARVAAGEAVLRERFHALAQVRDGAFFFDQPARLSILVKAG
- a CDS encoding fumarate hydratase; the protein is MPDAVTPATLFPLGKDETQYRKLTSDYVSVVEFDGEEVLKVEPEGLRLLAEQAFADINHLLRPSHLKQVRAILDDPEASANDKFVALDLLKNANIAAAGTLPMCQDTGTAIIMGKKGRRVWTKGGDEAALSAGASDAYLKRNLRYSQLAPISMYEEKNTRTNLPAQVEIYSEGEDYYKFLFMAKGGGSANKTFLHQATPSVLAPDRLLKFLEDKIRYLGTSACPPYHLAVVIGGLSAEQNLKTVKLASARYLDALPTEGGDDAHAFRDLAMEAEIHKMTQNMGIGAQFGGKYFCHDVRVIRLPRHGASLPIGIGVSCSADRQAVGKITRDGIYLEQLETDPAQYLPEIGDELAGEVVKIDLNRPMAEILATLNQYPVRTRLSLTGPLIVARDLAHSKLRARLDAGEGLPDYFKNHPIYYAGPAKTPTGYASGSFGPTTAGRMDSFVDQFQAAGGSMVMLAKGNRSREVTEACKTHGGFYLGSIGGAAAGLAQNCIKKVECIEYPELGMEAIWRIEVEDFPAFIIVDNKGNDFFQELKLS